One window of the Leucobacter komagatae genome contains the following:
- a CDS encoding MFS transporter — MTTTAPVPVAAQRQEEHPPMPYAALLTLMTMSFLLVTSEFLPNGVLTEMAATLGITPGQAGQTVSMTAFAGLITALLVGSVFPRIDRRALLIWMALLGAASNLLVAVAPSFWLILIARFMLGAALSTFWSMSISAASSLVGPTRLGRALMFTSGGVSLATVAGVPVGVMLSNAFDWRLVFAIIGVAMLLLAVSLRVTLPRIPATKAGGFRALGRALREPGVSLGLGGHVLVVLGHFAAYTYIRLALERVTDATGAPLTPSTVVLLLALFGAGGFVGNFVIGLVVDRAFKLFSIVAPLIIAAAALTVLAAPGALWAVGIAVTVWGFFFASWLLVVNTWAGHRLPDALEAGGSLVVVGFQAAIFLAAAGGGILSDAAGITTVYATAIAILVCGSVMFGASHRGRA, encoded by the coding sequence ATGACCACCACCGCGCCCGTTCCCGTCGCAGCCCAGCGGCAAGAGGAGCACCCGCCCATGCCGTACGCCGCCCTCCTCACGCTCATGACGATGAGCTTCCTGCTCGTCACGAGCGAGTTTCTGCCCAACGGCGTGCTCACTGAGATGGCTGCGACCCTCGGCATCACGCCGGGGCAGGCGGGTCAGACCGTGAGCATGACCGCGTTCGCCGGCCTCATCACCGCGCTCCTCGTCGGCAGCGTCTTCCCGCGCATCGACCGCCGCGCTCTGCTCATCTGGATGGCGCTGCTGGGCGCCGCGTCAAACCTGCTCGTCGCGGTCGCACCGTCGTTCTGGCTGATTCTCATCGCCCGGTTCATGCTCGGCGCCGCGCTCTCGACGTTCTGGTCGATGTCGATCAGCGCCGCGTCGTCGCTCGTCGGGCCTACAAGGCTCGGCCGGGCGCTCATGTTTACGTCGGGGGGCGTCTCGCTCGCGACGGTCGCGGGCGTGCCCGTCGGCGTCATGCTGTCGAACGCGTTCGACTGGCGACTCGTGTTCGCGATCATCGGCGTCGCGATGCTGCTGCTCGCCGTCTCGCTGCGAGTGACGCTGCCCCGCATCCCCGCCACGAAGGCCGGCGGCTTCCGGGCGCTCGGCCGCGCGCTCAGGGAGCCCGGCGTCTCGCTCGGGCTCGGCGGCCACGTGCTCGTCGTGCTCGGCCACTTCGCCGCCTACACCTACATCAGGCTCGCCCTCGAGCGGGTCACTGATGCGACCGGCGCGCCGCTCACGCCGTCGACGGTCGTGCTGCTCCTCGCGCTGTTCGGTGCGGGCGGGTTCGTCGGAAACTTCGTCATCGGCCTCGTCGTGGACCGCGCGTTCAAGCTGTTCTCGATCGTCGCACCGCTCATCATCGCCGCAGCGGCGCTCACCGTGCTCGCCGCCCCGGGCGCGCTCTGGGCGGTCGGGATCGCGGTCACCGTGTGGGGCTTCTTCTTCGCCTCGTGGCTGCTCGTCGTGAACACCTGGGCGGGCCACAGGCTCCCCGACGCGCTCGAGGCGGGCGGCAGCCTCGTCGTCGTCGGGTTCCAGGCGGCGATCTTCCTCGCGGCGGCGGGCGGCGGGATCCTCAGTGACGCCGCTGGCATCACGACGGTCTACGCCACCGCGATCGCGATCCTCGTCTGCGGCTCGGTCATGTTCGGAGCGTCGCACCGCGGTCGCGCGTAG